The following is a genomic window from Hymenobacter sp. APR13.
CGCAACACTACAAGCAGCAGCACACCGCCTAACAATACCGGATAGTCGCGGGCGGTAGCGGCTTCGGCGAGCAGCCGTCCTACTCCCGGCAGGGCAAAAATAAGCTCCACCACCACCGAGCCAGCCAGGAGGTTAGGCAGCAGATCGGTCAGGAGCACAAGGCTGGGTAGAGCGGCATTGCGCAGGGTATGGCGCCAGAGTACCTGCCGCTCCGACAGCCCTTTAGCGCGTGCAGCCAGTGCGTACGGCTGTTGCAACTCATGGCGTAACGCAGACGCCAGCTGCACCGTCGGCTCGGCAATACCAGTCAGCACCAAGCTGGCTACCGGCAGCACCAGGTAGCTCAGATACGTCAAAGAACTCTCGGAATCAGTTTCTTCTGCCAGGCCATAGGCTGGAAAAAGCGCAAGAAAATCGGGGTTAGCTAACAGGAGCAGCAGCAACGATGCCACGGCAAACAGCGGGAGCGTATCCAACGCAAACAGCACCGTTACAAGCGGCCCCGGTCGCCGGGCTTGGGCCAGCCCGATTGCAAGTGTCCCGCTAAGCACCAGCAGCAGCAGTAGCGCCAGCAGCGTAAGCGGCACAGTGGTGTATAATGCCTGGGTCAGCAGTGGCCCTACCGGTTCCTGGGTTTGGTAGGAGTTGCCTAACTCTCCGCACCAAAGCCCCACCAGCCATTGATGGTATTGGTTATGGCGGCCTTCCCATTGCC
Proteins encoded in this region:
- a CDS encoding ABC transporter permease yields the protein MIGRLGIRLGRQLLVMWSILTLLFLLTRTLPDEQQLLARFGGIPTGAAPSVGQIQAAQQQARHRLGLDNPLFYFSRLSAPSTQFLALRWQWEGRHNQYHQWLVGLWCGELGNSYQTQEPVGPLLTQALYTTVPLTLLALLLLLVLSGTLAIGLAQARRPGPLVTVLFALDTLPLFAVASLLLLLLANPDFLALFPAYGLAEETDSESSLTYLSYLVLPVASLVLTGIAEPTVQLASALRHELQQPYALAARAKGLSERQVLWRHTLRNAALPSLVLLTDLLPNLLAGSVVVELIFALPGVGRLLAEAATARDYPVLLGGVLLLVVLRQLSLWVADGLHYLLDPRLSPAAA